In Phycisphaerae bacterium RAS2, the DNA window GCTGTGGACGAAAATGACGGCCTTTACGTCGGCGTTTTTCTTCAGCGCGTCCATGACCATCTCGGCCTTGATGCCGTGGCCGTACGGCTGCTTGATCTCCACATGCGGCAGCTTGAAGCGAGCGAGAATCTTCTGCCATCGTTCGCCGAACTTGCCGGAGTGACAGACAAGTGTCTTCACATCGGGGCGGCAAACCGACAGGATCGCGCCTTCCATCGCGGCCGTGCCGGAACCGGTCAGCACCAATGGGGCGGCCTTGGTCTGGTAGACGTAGCCGAGCAGCTCGGTGCATTCCTTGAGCGTGTCCTTGAAGCCCTGGGTGCGGTGATGATCGAGCGGCTGGGCCATCTCGAGCAGGACTTCGGGGCTGACCATCGTGGGGCCGGGTGTGAAGAGGCGTAGTTTCATCATGGGTGTCGCTCCAATCGGCGGGAATCATGCCGCCGCAATGGTAGGATAGGGGGCGGTAATCATTCGTTCAAACGGGCCGCAGCCGGGGTTGTAATTCTTGATCGATGATGAAGAAAACTTGACGAGACAGATCGATCGATATATCGTATGACGATAGGAGGATCGTTCAGATGAAACCGGTCAAGGTGTCACCCAAGTTCCAGGTCGTCATTCCGCAGGAGGTTCGCGAGGCGATGAAGCTCGCTCCCGGCACCTCGGTGCATGTGTTCCAATATGAAGATCGTATCGAGTTCATTCCGCAGCAACGGCTCAAGAAAATGCGGGGCTTCCTCAAGGGCATCGACACCCGCGTGCCGCGCGAGAAAGACCGCGTATGAACGTGGTCGATTCATCAGGCTGGTTGGAATACTTTGCTGACGGCCCCAATGCCCAATTCTTCGCCGGGGCGATTGAGGCGACGGACAAGCTGCTTGTGCCGGCCATCTCGGTCGCCGAGGTTTTCAAACGGGTGCTTCAGCAGCGGAGCGAGGATGAAGCGCTGCAGGCTGTCGCGCTCATGCGACAGGGAACCATGGTGGAACTCGACTTCTCGCTGGCGCTTCACGCCGCCAAGCTGGGCCACGAGTTGAAGCTGCCACTGGCGGACAGCATTATCCTGGCGACGGCTCGAGCGCACGATGCGACTCTCTTCACGCAGGATTCTGACTTTGAGGGGATCGAGGGCGTGCAGTTTATTTCGAAGCAGCCCTAGTTTGATAATCCCGCATGGATCGCAACCTCTGGTAACGAAGCAATTCCCACATAATAATACGGCCCGATAGCGAACAGTTCAAACCAGTTGACGAGGGACCACGGATGGCCGCGAAGACAACCGAGCGCTCCAGCACATCAGGCAAATCAGCCGGCAAGTCGCGCGGCGCCTCCCGCTCCGCACGCAACGCCGCCACCGCGCAAAAGATCGTCGGCCTTGCCGAGTCGGTCGTGACCCACGCCGCGAAGAAGAAAGACCCTGCCGTGGACATCCCGTTGCGCACGCTCTCCAACGCGCAGTACAACCCGCGCAAGCGCATCATCGAAATGGGCGACAAGGCCCAGTCGCGCAGCTTCTTCAACCTCGGCATGGCCAAGAGCTTCATGCAGACCGTGCTCATCGCCAGCGGCTGCAAGAAGCTGATCGACGAGGACAAGACCGTCAGCATCCGCGGTCTGTATTACCTCACCAAGCACACCATCCCCGGCACGACGGAGAAGACTTTCAACGATCAGGACGAGAGCGACCCGATCATCGAGGACCTCGAAGTCGCCCTGGAGAGCCTGCGCGAAGAGCTGCACGTCTTCGCGAGCAGCCGCGGCACCATCGCCGGCAACCTCACCGTGGTCAGCAAAGGCGACGAGATTGACCTGCGCCGCATGGGCAGCGGCGGCTGGGGCATCCCCGGCATCGTCGAGCCGGACATGCTGCAATTCAAAAAGTGCGAGGCCAAGTACATCCTCCACGTCGAGAAGGACACCGTCTGGCAGCGCTTCAACGAGGACAAATTCTGGCAGAAGAACAATTGCATCATCACCCACGGCAACGGCCAGCCGCCGCGCGCCGTCCGTCGGCTGCTCTTCCGCATGCACGATGAGTTGAAGCTGCCGGTCTATTGCCTGCTCGATAACGACCCGTGGGGGTACTACATCTACAGCGTCATCAAGCAGGGATCGATCAACCTCGCCTTCGAGAGCAACCGCATCGCGATCCCTGACGCGAAGTTCATCGGCGTGCGCAGCCGCGACTTCGAGGAGTTCGGCCTGTCCGACGACGTGAAGATCGCCGTGGACGACAAGGACCTGAAACGCGCGAAGCAGATCATGGAATACCCGTGGTTCAAGGGCAAGAAGGAGTGGATGAAGGAAATCGACGCGATGATCAAGCACGGCTTCAAGATGGAAGTCGAAGGCCTGCTGACCAAGAGCATTTCGTTCGTGACGGAGACGTACGTGCCGCAGAAGTTGAAGAAGCAGGGGGTGTGGTTGGATTAGCCGCGCGGTGAATTTTCGATCTAAGAGAATGCATGCCTTAGGCTGGTCGAGCGACCTGCTATTTCGCCTTTAAGATCGGAATTGTCACCATTTGTTGAGAGGCTCTTAATTCGATCCCGTATTTCGCTTGAAGGGTGCGTCGCAAATCGTCAAACGGTACATCAAACTTCCACGAGAAATCGTATCGACCGGGCAGTTCGGTCTTGTCCTGTATCAGCAGCTTGTATCGTGCTTCGATTGCGCTGATTAATTGCGGGATCTCAACGCCCGCAGCGCTGTATTCATCGGTCTTTTGGAATCCGATCGAAGGCGTATCGTGCTTCGACTCGTCGAGGACTTTATTGCGACATGTTGCGATCCATACCTCCCGTTCAACGGACACGTAGGATATGGAATGGCGTGTTTGCTCGAGGATCGCATTGACCAGAACATCGAACGCGGGGTGATTTTCACCACACATTCGTTGCTCAAACTCAATATCGTACAAATCAGTCGAGACATTGTCGGCAACAACAAGTCGTGGCTGACTCACATTCATTGCTGCGCGCAGAATCTGCGGAATCGGCTTGGACTTGCACTTTAGGCTGATCGCCGTCCCTGTGTCTCCCCGCGAGATGCCGATGGAATTCCGCTCCTGATCCGCTGAACGCGAGATGCGAATGAGCAGATAGGGCTCGCCCGCTGCGGCTGTAGCGCCAGCGTTTGAATCAGGCTGCGATGCAGGCGCTTCGCCCAAATCAAGAAACCTCTGAACGGCTTCCTCGGTCAAAATGCGAGGGTCTCCGGTCCATCGCACGACGCTTTGATTGTCAACCAAGACGGCAAAAGGCAGTGAGCGAACACCGAACGCCTTTGAAGCGAGGCTGTCGTTATCCAGTGCAACGTGGTAGGGCACGGGATGATTCTTGAGGAATGCTCGAACCGTAGGCTCTTGCTCCGTCGTCATCGCGACGATGTGGAGTCCTTTGTCATGGAGTTTTGCATGGAGGTCCGAAAGTCGCCTGGTTGCTTCGCGGCAGGGCGTGCACCATGTGGCCCAGAAGTCCACGAGCAAGGCTCGCCGGATGTTCTTCTGAACGGTGACCGGGATCAGTTCTTTATCAGCAAGGATGGAATAACCAAACGCCGGCATGGGCCGGCCAACGTCTGGGGGTCTAATGTCATCCAAGACAGCAATCACCGCACAAAAGCCTATGAAGTGTGCTGCCAAGCTCGCCGCCATGAACCACCTGCAATTATTCAATGGACCCAGCCGCGCCAGCCAGTTGGGCACGCTGCTCGTCGGGAATCACAGTGCCGCACTCGGGGCAAGTACCTGAAGAGTTCCCACGCAAACAATAGTAGCACTCCCGGCACGTTATGGTTTTCTCGCTTCCGCGCCATTGACGCAAAGACTGCATTAGAAAGAAACCCAGCAAAGTGAACTCTGCACAAAGCGCTGCCCCAAGTGGGTACTTCAGCTCTATATGCCTCCGTGCAATCGCTGGTGGATAACCACCTTCGGACCATGTTTCCCAGCGTGGGTGTTCTTGATAGTAGATAATGTTCGAACGAATCTTACACGCTTCACGACCACTAAGACAGAACCATCCCATCGCGCTAACTTGTGGCAGCCTATCCCTGAATGCTATTATCTTCTTGGTAAAATCTAACGGATCTTTGCTTGTTGGCCAAACAGCAGAATCTCTGTCAGCAACCGACACAGCCCTTAGCCATCGGTAGTAGGTCAAGCGACCGAATCGGCATTCAATCGCCCATTGATTTGCTTCGTATCCAATGCAATAGTCACTTGTCGTCTTCGGCGCAATGCAAAGGAGTTGGTAAGAGGAGTAAGTCAAGCCGATTAGGATTGCGAGCAGGAGGTATTTTTTAAGACGCTTGGCGATGCCGAGGACTCCACGTTTTCGTAG includes these proteins:
- the vapC_1 gene encoding tRNA(fMet)-specific endonuclease VapC; protein product: MNVVDSSGWLEYFADGPNAQFFAGAIEATDKLLVPAISVAEVFKRVLQQRSEDEALQAVALMRQGTMVELDFSLALHAAKLGHELKLPLADSIILATARAHDATLFTQDSDFEGIEGVQFISKQP
- a CDS encoding DNA topoisomerase VI subunit A is translated as MAAKTTERSSTSGKSAGKSRGASRSARNAATAQKIVGLAESVVTHAAKKKDPAVDIPLRTLSNAQYNPRKRIIEMGDKAQSRSFFNLGMAKSFMQTVLIASGCKKLIDEDKTVSIRGLYYLTKHTIPGTTEKTFNDQDESDPIIEDLEVALESLREELHVFASSRGTIAGNLTVVSKGDEIDLRRMGSGGWGIPGIVEPDMLQFKKCEAKYILHVEKDTVWQRFNEDKFWQKNNCIITHGNGQPPRAVRRLLFRMHDELKLPVYCLLDNDPWGYYIYSVIKQGSINLAFESNRIAIPDAKFIGVRSRDFEEFGLSDDVKIAVDDKDLKRAKQIMEYPWFKGKKEWMKEIDAMIKHGFKMEVEGLLTKSISFVTETYVPQKLKKQGVWLD
- the resA_3 gene encoding Thiol-disulfide oxidoreductase ResA, translating into MAASLAAHFIGFCAVIAVLDDIRPPDVGRPMPAFGYSILADKELIPVTVQKNIRRALLVDFWATWCTPCREATRRLSDLHAKLHDKGLHIVAMTTEQEPTVRAFLKNHPVPYHVALDNDSLASKAFGVRSLPFAVLVDNQSVVRWTGDPRILTEEAVQRFLDLGEAPASQPDSNAGATAAAGEPYLLIRISRSADQERNSIGISRGDTGTAISLKCKSKPIPQILRAAMNVSQPRLVVADNVSTDLYDIEFEQRMCGENHPAFDVLVNAILEQTRHSISYVSVEREVWIATCRNKVLDESKHDTPSIGFQKTDEYSAAGVEIPQLISAIEARYKLLIQDKTELPGRYDFSWKFDVPFDDLRRTLQAKYGIELRASQQMVTIPILKAK